The Deltaproteobacteria bacterium genome has a segment encoding these proteins:
- a CDS encoding Rieske (2Fe-2S) protein, with protein MGVTYIPVARADELEPGQRKAVELNGRALVVTRLENDYFAFSRYCPHESADLMNGPILAGKVRCDNHGYCFDLNSGECVLPKGADPLTVLPVEERGEDLCIRIEW; from the coding sequence GTGGGAGTGACCTACATACCGGTGGCGCGCGCGGATGAGCTGGAGCCGGGGCAGCGCAAGGCGGTGGAGTTGAACGGGCGCGCGCTCGTGGTGACGCGCCTGGAGAACGATTACTTCGCGTTCTCGCGCTACTGTCCGCACGAGAGCGCGGACCTGATGAACGGCCCCATCCTGGCGGGCAAGGTCCGCTGCGACAACCACGGCTATTGTTTCGACCTCAACTCGGGGGAGTGCGTGCTGCCCAAGGGAGCGGACCCGCTGACGGTGCTGCCGGTGGAGGAGCGCGGCGAGGACCTCTGCATCCGCATCGAGTGGTAG
- the hemH gene encoding ferrochelatase, whose protein sequence is MNRFDAILLIAFGGPENPDEIRPFLERVTEGRGIPRARLDEVAHHYELIGGRSPLNELTRRQAQGLRERLQRDGRATPVHVGMRNWRPYLNETLEALAADGCRRVRGIVLSAFQTEASWERYMDSVEAALAALGERAPKVEYAEPWAGHPLFIRAVADRVAATLEGLPPASRGAPLVFTAHSVPRSMADASPYAEQFAGAARRVAEAVGGTRWHLAYQSRSGSPRDPWLEPDVCDVIEELARAGEKAVVVVPIGFVCDHVEVLYDLDVEARRKTLDLRMAYHRAPAVNDHPLFIDMLAAVAESS, encoded by the coding sequence ATGAACCGATTCGATGCGATCCTGCTGATCGCTTTCGGCGGCCCCGAGAACCCCGACGAAATCCGTCCGTTCCTCGAGCGCGTGACCGAGGGGCGGGGCATCCCGCGGGCGCGCCTCGACGAGGTGGCGCACCACTACGAACTGATCGGCGGGCGCTCGCCGTTGAACGAGCTCACACGCAGGCAGGCGCAAGGGTTGCGTGAACGGCTCCAGAGGGACGGCCGCGCGACGCCCGTCCACGTGGGCATGCGCAACTGGCGCCCGTACCTGAACGAGACCCTGGAGGCGCTCGCGGCCGACGGCTGCCGGCGCGTGCGCGGCATCGTCCTTTCCGCCTTCCAGACCGAGGCCTCTTGGGAACGCTACATGGACAGCGTGGAGGCCGCGCTCGCGGCCTTGGGGGAACGGGCTCCCAAGGTCGAGTACGCCGAACCCTGGGCCGGCCATCCCCTGTTCATCCGCGCCGTGGCCGACCGCGTCGCCGCCACCCTGGAAGGTCTCCCGCCGGCGTCCCGTGGCGCCCCGTTGGTGTTTACCGCCCACAGCGTTCCTCGTTCCATGGCCGACGCTTCGCCCTACGCGGAGCAGTTCGCCGGCGCCGCGCGGCGGGTGGCCGAGGCCGTGGGCGGCACGCGCTGGCATCTGGCGTACCAGAGCCGCAGCGGGAGCCCCAGGGACCCGTGGCTGGAGCCCGACGTGTGCGACGTGATCGAGGAACTCGCCCGGGCCGGCGAGAAGGCGGTGGTCGTGGTGCCCATCGGTTTCGTCTGCGACCACGTCGAGGTGCTGTACGACCTCGACGTGGAGGCCCGCCGGAAAACCCTCGACCTGAGAATGGCGTACCATCGGGCGCCCGCCGTGAACGACCACCCGCTCTTCATCGACATGCTCGCGGCAGTGGCGGAGAGTTCCTGA
- a CDS encoding ABC transporter substrate-binding protein: protein MFRRFLRVLAAAAVAALTLVSAVSADDSRTIRVAFAGFGASTVVTWIARDNGLFGKYGLDIDPVYIDGAAAGGVQSLLGVDIFVASEDVMPTLEAISGGADLVFVGGHASPENYRFGVASYVDDLAQLKGKKVGVSNLGRKSDLIARILLRRAGLNPVDDVEMVPIGFSPQRAAALYRNVVQGAPLVPNVAAQVRQWGVKVLDLGQVHLTTDLLVTSRSFSEGRPHELRRFLMAYLNGIQHFLAERADTMRLIDKYVTMTRGATLPATYNALAQRLEPLPVPRMEGVQALIDAVAVTDARARRLDPQRFLELDALKRLDKGGFVKGLYAEKIKL, encoded by the coding sequence ATGTTCCGCCGATTCCTGAGAGTGCTTGCGGCAGCGGCCGTTGCGGCGCTGACCCTCGTTTCCGCGGTTTCCGCGGACGATTCCAGGACGATTCGCGTGGCCTTCGCCGGCTTCGGCGCCAGCACGGTGGTCACCTGGATCGCCAGGGACAACGGCCTGTTCGGCAAGTACGGCCTCGACATCGATCCCGTGTACATCGACGGCGCCGCCGCGGGCGGCGTGCAGAGCCTTTTGGGGGTGGACATCTTCGTGGCCTCCGAGGACGTGATGCCCACGCTGGAGGCCATCAGCGGCGGTGCCGACCTGGTGTTCGTCGGCGGCCACGCGAGTCCCGAGAACTACCGTTTCGGCGTGGCGTCGTACGTCGACGACCTGGCTCAGCTCAAGGGCAAGAAGGTCGGTGTCTCGAACCTGGGGCGCAAGTCCGATCTGATCGCGCGCATTCTCCTGAGACGCGCGGGACTGAATCCGGTGGACGACGTGGAGATGGTGCCCATCGGCTTCTCTCCCCAGAGGGCCGCCGCCCTTTACCGCAACGTCGTCCAGGGCGCGCCGCTGGTGCCCAACGTGGCGGCGCAGGTCCGACAATGGGGCGTCAAGGTGCTCGACCTCGGCCAGGTGCACCTGACCACCGACCTGCTGGTGACCAGCCGTTCCTTCAGCGAGGGCCGTCCGCACGAGCTGCGGCGTTTTCTCATGGCCTATCTCAACGGCATCCAGCACTTCCTGGCTGAACGCGCCGACACCATGCGCCTCATCGACAAGTACGTGACCATGACCCGGGGCGCGACCCTCCCGGCCACGTACAACGCGCTGGCGCAGCGCCTGGAACCGCTGCCCGTCCCGCGCATGGAGGGGGTGCAGGCCCTGATCGACGCGGTGGCGGTGACGGACGCGCGCGCGCGCCGGCTCGACCCGCAACGCTTCCTGGAGCTGGACGCGCTGAAGCGGCTCGACAAGGGCGGCTTCGTCAAGGGACTCTACGCGGAGAAGATCAAGCTCTAG
- a CDS encoding lysophospholipid acyltransferase family protein, with the protein MYTLKLALILCLSLLESIPIIVLGLADPYGRRVYPFFRFWSWCILKTGGVAVRVRRTGDLDPARAYVFMANHQSNIDIPVLVQALAPIQLRWMAKRELLRVPFFGWALWASKHVLVKRSRSKDMVAAMDSARDKLGRGISVVVFPEGTRSMDGRLLPFKRGGFRLAEKAGVPIVPIAVSGSGLLMPRGDWRLRSGEVEVHIGEVIAAEAEGDRSRGQMERVREAIAACLAPRHEPDPAEGRRTRQAQ; encoded by the coding sequence ATGTATACGCTCAAGCTGGCCCTGATCCTCTGTTTAAGCCTTCTGGAGAGCATTCCCATCATTGTCCTCGGACTCGCCGACCCCTACGGCAGGCGCGTCTATCCGTTCTTCCGTTTCTGGTCCTGGTGCATTCTCAAGACCGGCGGCGTGGCCGTCCGGGTGCGCCGGACCGGGGACCTGGACCCGGCCCGGGCGTACGTCTTCATGGCCAACCACCAGAGCAACATCGACATCCCGGTGCTGGTGCAGGCGCTGGCGCCGATCCAGTTGCGCTGGATGGCGAAGCGCGAGTTGCTGCGTGTTCCGTTCTTCGGCTGGGCGCTGTGGGCGTCCAAGCACGTCCTGGTCAAGCGCAGCCGCTCGAAGGACATGGTGGCGGCCATGGACAGCGCCCGCGACAAGCTCGGCCGGGGAATTTCCGTGGTGGTGTTCCCCGAGGGCACGCGCAGCATGGACGGCCGGCTGTTGCCCTTCAAGCGCGGCGGCTTCCGCCTGGCCGAGAAGGCCGGCGTGCCCATCGTCCCCATCGCCGTGAGCGGGTCGGGCCTCCTGATGCCGCGGGGCGATTGGCGCCTCCGCTCCGGCGAGGTGGAGGTCCACATCGGCGAGGTCATCGCCGCCGAGGCCGAGGGCGACCGTTCACGCGGACAGATGGAACGCGTTCGCGAGGCCATCGCCGCGTGTCTGGCGCCGCGGCACGAACCCGACCCGGCCGAAGGCCGCCGGACCCGGCAGGCGCAATAG